A section of the Roseivirga sp. BDSF3-8 genome encodes:
- the ricT gene encoding regulatory iron-sulfur-containing complex subunit RicT: MGCNSCSSNGEVAGCKNNGGCQTGGCNKMNVFDWLSNMDLPVTARFDIVEVRFKNGRKEFFRNINDLELITGDAVVIDVPNGHHIGHVSLQGELVRLQMKKKKVANDDDIRAVYRIATERDMEKFERTRKREMPTLYRTRQIIDDLKLEMKLTDIEFQADNTKATFYYSADDRVDFRELIKLLASEFKIRVEMRQISLRQEAGRLGGIGSCGRELCCSTWLSEFKAVSTTAARYQNLSLNPSKLSGQCGRLKCCLNYELETYMDALEDIPEINQPLKTEKGEARLQKTDIFRKIMWFGFESESTWYPISVERVNEILKMNAAGELPHSLADDNQEEDDDQSNNIDLERLDKKYMSKGRKKKKRKKRERPASDSDSSGNQPKASDKPDTEAKPSRRRRKGGSGSGNRQQPQNQKQQGAEGGEQKPARKKSPRRGGKRSAPGDNQEGNQPGNEGGKNPEARRKRKPGRNRPKNNGNENKQKGND, from the coding sequence ATGGGATGTAATAGCTGTTCCTCCAATGGTGAGGTGGCCGGTTGTAAGAACAATGGCGGCTGCCAAACGGGAGGTTGCAATAAAATGAATGTCTTTGACTGGCTGTCAAACATGGACCTGCCTGTGACAGCCCGGTTTGACATAGTTGAGGTCAGGTTTAAGAATGGCCGCAAAGAGTTTTTCCGCAACATTAACGATCTTGAACTTATCACCGGTGATGCTGTCGTCATTGACGTACCCAATGGTCATCACATAGGGCATGTATCGCTGCAGGGTGAACTCGTACGCCTTCAAATGAAGAAAAAGAAGGTGGCCAATGATGATGATATCCGGGCCGTATACCGGATAGCCACAGAGCGCGATATGGAAAAGTTCGAAAGGACCCGTAAGCGTGAAATGCCCACCCTGTACCGCACGCGGCAGATCATTGATGACCTGAAGCTGGAAATGAAACTCACCGACATTGAGTTTCAGGCCGATAATACAAAAGCTACCTTTTACTATTCAGCCGATGACCGGGTGGATTTTCGCGAGCTGATCAAACTATTGGCTTCGGAATTTAAAATCCGGGTGGAAATGCGCCAAATTAGCCTTCGCCAGGAGGCGGGACGCCTCGGCGGCATCGGCTCATGCGGACGCGAGCTCTGCTGCTCTACGTGGCTTTCCGAGTTCAAAGCGGTGTCTACGACGGCAGCCCGCTATCAAAACCTCTCGCTTAACCCCAGCAAACTTTCCGGCCAGTGTGGCAGGCTCAAGTGTTGCCTGAACTATGAGCTGGAAACATATATGGATGCGCTGGAGGATATTCCAGAGATAAACCAACCCCTTAAAACAGAGAAGGGGGAAGCCCGGCTTCAAAAAACGGATATCTTCAGGAAAATCATGTGGTTTGGCTTTGAGAGTGAAAGTACCTGGTACCCAATCAGTGTGGAACGGGTAAACGAGATACTAAAAATGAATGCAGCGGGTGAACTGCCGCATAGCCTTGCAGACGATAACCAGGAGGAAGATGATGACCAGTCTAACAACATAGATCTGGAACGCCTGGACAAGAAGTACATGAGCAAAGGCAGGAAGAAAAAGAAACGTAAAAAACGGGAACGCCCTGCCTCTGATTCGGACAGCTCCGGAAATCAACCAAAAGCATCTGACAAGCCTGATACAGAGGCAAAGCCTTCCCGAAGGAGACGTAAAGGAGGCAGCGGTAGCGGCAACAGGCAGCAGCCTCAGAATCAAAAGCAGCAGGGTGCTGAAGGGGGCGAGCAAAAACCTGCCCGTAAAAAATCACCCAGGCGTGGAGGAAAGAGGTCTGCTCCCGGAGACAATCAGGAGGGAAATCAACCCGGTAATGAAGGCGGTAAAAACCCGGAAGCCAGGCGCAAGAGAAAGCCTGGGAGAAACAGGCCTAAAAACAATGGCAATGAAAATAAGCAAAAGGGGAATGACTAA
- a CDS encoding DEAD/DEAH box helicase, with translation MQQVLRAYLRRLTDLSTNNRSLLLNRLLTGQMVDVHSFDMELGESSYTIIDSLIAGKSSIALTSEVDARDQEANRLSQKLKKIDRLDQFLWEERGSRDLCIGWPFVRGKFMDDTMVRCPLLYFPVSLHTDGGRWYLEPRTEIPIVFNKTFLLAYALYNDVKLDEELVEMTFEDFDKDSRVFRTNLYQVLKDSPVTLHFNQELFVDQLQSFHDLTRKEMGASEETGKLRLFSEAVLGIFPQAGSFLVPDYLDLMEKGHYEDVEEFFASRTAVNRPESAEREKLALQQIREEHTFTPLKLDAHQENVIKAVKTGHSLVVQGPPGSGKSQLICNLIADFAARGKRVLLVCQKRAALDVVHQRLSNIGLGDFSALVHDFKNDRKALYEQINSQIERIREYQQKNNSLDAIQLERGFLQASRQVDQITEELDEFRFALFDESEAGVSIKELYLSSDPTEKAIHLKQEYKNIRFPDEAAAFSRKLKAYGRYASRFNRIGYAWYDRISFKDRQVSDLSVMREMIAEIPAYQAQLKERTSPIIKGGIDFVEAEVILSRWKQLRALVETLETPVVYEYFRYMSDFMDRDTDLLWLANMERVISECFRGAGPETSLSTKDLGHFQGVLNQRKEANNNALKMARWSLFSKEKAYLKQVRGANGLADNPDYLSILEERIDNRLNLEHNLSKLKAAKWLKEVPEVYDLKQIQEWFFLQRKAAGAKVIFSGLRNFKEYFPVKQLSYEQLSSKIEQLLAAIDGLVEVKAGWLAYLSHFQIHRLLQNEELRDKLIKSLNEDFDSLTEFDRLKEELEADERRIIEKIEEQVGNEDIDLMLHVFDNSLKLAWIEHIETKYPVLRAVSSLRLSSQVSDLQQHLSDKYAASKDMVLMKVRERSYENAEYNRLNNMVTYRDLQHQVTKKRQIWPLRKLMEQLSGEIFELVPCWLASPETVSAVFPMEQMFDLVIFDEASQCFAEKGLPAMYRGRQVVITGDSQQLQPNDLYRVKWEEGEDVAELEVESLLDLARQHLWQLQLSGHYRSQTLDLIDFSNRKFYGRKLSLLPARADANRNEPGISYLKTEGNWNGRTNAEEATRVVSLIRELKKTDPEGSIGVVTFNTHQRELILDMLEKNDVNTTGLFVKNVENVQGDERDTIIFSIGYAADESGRVPLLFGSLNRQHGENRLNVAVTRARKKVYVVCSFLPEQLKVEDSHSAGARMLKAYLQYAHEVSEGRFVPSQPAAEEHRRGWFLKQKLQEANTKTSGYELTTELPFSDLTVKGEDGRYHGLILTDDDLYYQSVSIKDPHAYTPFTLDRKGWRHRRVFSREYWMGRDNLEVNLLRFIEQK, from the coding sequence ATGCAACAGGTGCTACGTGCGTATTTGCGGCGGCTTACCGACTTGTCTACCAATAACAGGTCTCTGCTTCTGAATCGCCTTCTGACGGGGCAGATGGTGGATGTCCATTCCTTTGACATGGAATTAGGTGAATCATCATACACCATCATTGACAGCCTTATTGCCGGAAAGTCAAGTATAGCACTGACCTCTGAAGTGGATGCCCGTGACCAGGAAGCGAACAGGCTAAGCCAGAAGCTTAAAAAGATTGACAGGCTGGATCAATTTCTTTGGGAAGAAAGAGGCTCGCGAGATCTGTGTATTGGATGGCCTTTTGTCAGAGGTAAGTTCATGGATGATACCATGGTGCGATGTCCCTTACTTTATTTTCCTGTAAGCCTGCATACAGATGGCGGGCGTTGGTATCTGGAGCCTCGTACAGAAATCCCCATTGTATTCAACAAGACCTTTTTGCTGGCCTATGCGCTGTATAATGATGTAAAGCTGGACGAAGAACTTGTAGAAATGACTTTTGAGGACTTTGATAAGGACAGCCGGGTTTTTCGTACCAATCTTTACCAGGTACTTAAAGACAGCCCGGTCACACTGCATTTTAATCAGGAGCTTTTCGTAGACCAGCTACAGTCATTTCACGACCTAACCCGCAAGGAGATGGGGGCAAGTGAGGAAACTGGTAAGCTCAGGCTTTTTTCTGAGGCCGTCCTGGGTATTTTCCCCCAGGCAGGCAGCTTTCTTGTGCCTGACTACCTCGACCTTATGGAGAAAGGGCATTATGAAGATGTTGAAGAATTCTTTGCCTCACGTACTGCCGTCAATCGGCCGGAGTCGGCCGAGAGGGAGAAATTAGCCCTGCAGCAAATACGGGAAGAGCATACCTTCACCCCTCTGAAACTGGATGCTCACCAGGAGAACGTGATAAAAGCGGTGAAGACGGGACATAGCCTGGTCGTACAGGGACCTCCCGGCAGTGGTAAGTCTCAGCTCATTTGTAACCTTATTGCAGATTTTGCAGCCAGAGGTAAGCGGGTGCTGCTGGTTTGTCAGAAGCGCGCTGCCCTGGATGTAGTACATCAGCGCCTGAGTAATATAGGCTTGGGTGATTTCTCCGCGCTGGTACATGACTTCAAAAATGATCGTAAGGCATTATATGAGCAGATCAATAGTCAGATAGAGCGGATCAGGGAGTATCAGCAAAAGAACAATAGCCTGGATGCCATACAATTAGAGAGAGGTTTTCTGCAAGCCAGCAGGCAGGTAGACCAGATTACGGAAGAGCTTGATGAATTTCGTTTTGCCCTGTTTGATGAGAGTGAAGCAGGGGTGTCTATCAAAGAACTATACCTTAGCTCTGACCCCACAGAGAAAGCCATTCACCTGAAGCAGGAGTATAAAAATATCAGGTTTCCGGATGAGGCGGCTGCCTTTTCCCGAAAACTGAAGGCGTACGGCCGCTATGCTTCACGGTTCAACAGGATCGGTTATGCCTGGTATGACAGGATAAGCTTCAAAGACCGGCAGGTTAGTGACCTTTCAGTAATGAGAGAGATGATTGCTGAAATACCTGCTTATCAGGCTCAATTGAAAGAAAGGACTTCACCCATAATCAAGGGAGGTATTGACTTTGTAGAGGCGGAAGTAATCCTGAGCCGCTGGAAGCAACTGAGAGCCCTCGTAGAGACATTGGAGACCCCGGTAGTTTACGAGTATTTCCGGTATATGTCCGATTTTATGGACAGGGACACCGATTTGCTTTGGTTGGCTAATATGGAGCGCGTAATTTCTGAGTGCTTCCGTGGTGCCGGACCTGAAACAAGCCTGTCTACCAAAGATCTGGGGCATTTTCAGGGGGTTTTAAATCAACGCAAAGAGGCAAACAATAATGCCCTGAAGATGGCCAGGTGGTCACTATTCTCGAAAGAAAAGGCATACCTGAAGCAGGTGAGGGGGGCGAATGGACTGGCAGATAACCCGGACTACCTCAGCATACTTGAAGAAAGGATAGATAACAGGCTTAACCTGGAGCATAACCTCAGTAAGCTCAAAGCAGCTAAGTGGCTGAAGGAAGTTCCAGAGGTTTATGACCTGAAGCAGATACAGGAGTGGTTTTTCCTTCAGCGCAAAGCCGCCGGTGCCAAGGTAATATTTAGTGGCCTGCGTAACTTCAAAGAGTATTTTCCTGTAAAGCAGCTTAGCTATGAGCAGCTTAGTTCGAAAATAGAGCAGTTACTGGCTGCAATAGATGGGCTTGTCGAAGTAAAGGCGGGCTGGCTTGCCTATTTGTCTCATTTTCAGATTCACCGGCTGCTACAGAATGAAGAGCTGCGTGATAAACTGATAAAGTCGCTTAACGAGGATTTCGACAGCCTGACTGAATTTGATAGGCTTAAGGAAGAGCTCGAAGCAGATGAGCGCCGAATCATTGAGAAGATAGAAGAACAGGTAGGTAATGAAGACATTGACCTGATGCTACATGTCTTTGATAATAGCCTGAAGCTGGCCTGGATAGAGCATATTGAAACAAAATATCCTGTGCTGAGGGCTGTGTCCTCCCTTCGTCTGAGCAGCCAGGTTAGCGACCTGCAGCAGCACCTGTCTGACAAGTACGCGGCCAGCAAAGATATGGTGCTGATGAAAGTGCGGGAGCGATCATATGAAAATGCTGAGTACAACCGCCTGAATAATATGGTGACATACCGTGATCTCCAGCACCAGGTTACCAAAAAAAGGCAGATTTGGCCTCTTAGAAAGCTGATGGAGCAGCTTTCCGGTGAGATATTTGAGCTGGTGCCCTGCTGGCTGGCTTCGCCGGAAACGGTGAGCGCCGTATTCCCCATGGAGCAGATGTTTGATCTGGTTATTTTTGATGAGGCTTCACAGTGCTTCGCTGAAAAAGGTTTGCCTGCCATGTACCGGGGGCGGCAGGTGGTCATTACCGGTGACTCGCAGCAGTTACAGCCTAATGACTTATACCGGGTCAAGTGGGAAGAGGGCGAAGATGTGGCTGAGCTCGAGGTGGAATCACTCCTCGATTTGGCCCGTCAGCACCTGTGGCAATTGCAGCTTAGCGGCCACTACCGCAGCCAGACCCTTGACCTGATCGATTTTTCCAATCGTAAGTTCTATGGGCGCAAATTAAGCCTGCTGCCGGCAAGAGCAGATGCCAATCGTAATGAGCCAGGAATTTCATACCTGAAAACGGAAGGTAACTGGAATGGGCGTACCAATGCGGAAGAGGCGACCAGGGTAGTATCGCTTATCCGTGAGCTTAAAAAAACAGATCCGGAGGGCAGCATTGGGGTGGTTACCTTCAATACCCACCAGCGTGAGTTGATCCTGGACATGCTCGAAAAAAACGATGTGAATACCACCGGCCTGTTCGTAAAGAATGTGGAAAACGTGCAGGGTGACGAGCGGGACACGATCATATTCTCTATCGGGTACGCAGCGGATGAATCCGGTCGTGTGCCCCTGCTGTTTGGGAGCCTGAACCGGCAACATGGTGAGAACCGCCTGAATGTAGCCGTCACCCGGGCCAGGAAGAAGGTATACGTGGTATGCAGCTTTCTGCCCGAACAACTTAAGGTAGAGGATAGTCATAGTGCAGGGGCCAGGATGCTTAAAGCCTACCTGCAATACGCCCATGAAGTTTCCGAAGGACGTTTTGTACCATCACAGCCTGCTGCTGAAGAGCACCGCCGCGGCTGGTTCCTGAAACAAAAGCTGCAGGAAGCCAACACCAAAACCTCAGGCTATGAGCTTACTACCGAACTGCCCTTCTCAGACCTGACGGTGAAGGGGGAGGACGGCAGATACCATGGCCTGATCCTCACAGATGATGACTTATACTACCAAAGCGTTTCTATCAAAGATCCACATGCCTATACTCCATTTACCCTTGATAGAAAGGGGTGGAGGCACAGGAGGGTATTTAGCCGGGAATACTGGATGGGCCGTGATAATCTGGAGGTAAACCTGCTTCGTTTTATTGAGCAAAAGTAA
- a CDS encoding gliding motility lipoprotein GldH: protein MTNLKQILGVTVLALFLFTSCDENRVYETNYDLPDKLWREDSVLTYDFTIAEPGSYDFYYNLRNTLSYPKYNLYLTYSLKDSTGRVLSSELHEMTLFDPKTGEPRGDGLGDIFTHRIKALESYELPYAGPYSFTIKQYMRYDSLPEVVSVGLRIEQATTE from the coding sequence ATGACTAACCTAAAGCAGATTTTAGGGGTGACCGTGCTGGCCCTCTTCCTGTTTACTTCATGCGACGAGAACCGGGTATATGAGACAAACTATGACCTGCCTGATAAGCTTTGGCGGGAGGATAGTGTGCTAACATATGACTTCACTATAGCAGAGCCAGGTAGTTATGATTTTTATTATAACCTGCGTAATACCTTGTCTTACCCCAAATATAACTTGTACCTGACGTATTCTCTAAAAGACAGTACAGGCAGGGTTTTATCGTCTGAATTGCATGAAATGACCCTCTTTGATCCCAAAACGGGAGAACCAAGGGGTGACGGGCTTGGGGACATCTTCACCCACCGCATTAAAGCACTGGAAAGTTACGAGCTTCCCTATGCGGGGCCATATTCTTTTACCATTAAGCAATACATGCGGTATGATAGCCTTCCTGAAGTAGTATCCGTTGGCCTGCGGATAGAACAAGCTACCACAGAGTAA
- a CDS encoding ComEA family DNA-binding protein: protein MFNRLSYFFRNYFGFSRAETRGSIVLLIILLFTLFIPAAVRQVLHEDITEEDLSMIDEPWLDSLCMALAAKESYQNNSYYARSNVAETADEKEAKAARLFPFDPNTASVEQLMELGLPDWLAERIEKYRSKGGEFRIKDDLAKIYGMSEEQFATLEPYIQLPDTKPKQAYTAYKKPWASDSLAPLSPADSAWRARRELFASVEFPFDINTADSIQLMALTGIGSKTSARILEERQKLGGFIELRQLEDIWGISDDALAELESKTFIAVDFTPSRIRINAATPEEIWEHPYLNRKQARVVVNYRKQHGPYRSADDLKLIKIIDSETIEKLRPYLDFTMPAGQKSEDKPSNTTPGK, encoded by the coding sequence ATGTTCAACCGGCTTTCCTACTTTTTCAGGAACTACTTTGGCTTTAGCAGGGCAGAGACCAGAGGCAGTATCGTATTACTTATCATACTGCTTTTCACTCTGTTTATTCCGGCTGCAGTGAGGCAGGTGCTTCATGAGGATATAACTGAGGAAGACCTCAGTATGATAGATGAACCCTGGCTGGATAGCCTTTGTATGGCCCTGGCAGCTAAGGAGTCCTACCAAAATAACAGCTATTACGCCCGGAGCAATGTGGCTGAAACTGCTGACGAAAAGGAGGCAAAGGCTGCCCGCCTGTTTCCCTTTGATCCTAATACAGCTTCCGTAGAGCAATTGATGGAGCTGGGCTTGCCTGACTGGCTTGCTGAGCGTATAGAAAAGTACCGCAGTAAAGGGGGTGAGTTCCGGATAAAGGATGACCTGGCGAAAATATACGGCATGTCAGAGGAGCAGTTTGCCACCTTAGAGCCTTATATTCAGCTTCCTGATACCAAACCTAAGCAGGCATACACGGCATATAAGAAGCCCTGGGCATCTGATAGTCTTGCCCCCCTGAGTCCGGCGGACTCAGCCTGGCGAGCCAGGCGGGAGCTTTTTGCGTCAGTGGAATTTCCTTTTGATATTAATACGGCCGATAGCATCCAGTTAATGGCTTTGACAGGAATAGGCAGTAAGACCTCAGCCCGCATTCTTGAGGAGCGGCAAAAGTTGGGAGGGTTTATAGAGCTCAGGCAATTAGAAGATATTTGGGGTATATCGGATGATGCTTTGGCCGAACTGGAGAGTAAAACATTCATTGCAGTGGACTTTACCCCGAGCCGAATTCGTATCAATGCTGCTACTCCTGAAGAAATATGGGAGCACCCCTACCTGAACCGTAAGCAAGCCCGCGTGGTAGTAAACTACCGAAAGCAACACGGCCCCTACAGATCGGCAGATGATCTGAAGTTAATAAAAATCATTGATTCAGAGACTATTGAAAAACTAAGGCCTTACCTGGATTTCACTATGCCGGCCGGTCAGAAAAGTGAAGATAAGCCATCAAATACTACACCGGGGAAATAA